A stretch of Porites lutea chromosome 5, jaPorLute2.1, whole genome shotgun sequence DNA encodes these proteins:
- the LOC140938988 gene encoding endophilin-A2-like isoform X2, with product MSLAGFKKQINKANQKTDVTAGLVEHVSHKTKEYLQPNPAARAKLTMQSTVHKVRGEAKVSRYPQPEGLLGETMMKGGEDLGEESLFGQALKDAGEAFSNLAEIKEALDSSVKQNFLDPLEQLKNRDIKEIMHHRKKLQGRRLDFDCKKRKAHKVPEEEIRAAEEKFEESKEVCYNSMLNLIESSDVEQVSQLAALAEAVFDYHKHCYDVMESLVATLNNKVSEAGSRPRTERRSIRRNHQDDDSDEEPQSSYSLAPTPSAPPSAPPPASNGSYYSGPFKALYDFESENDSELDFNEGDIIQVEEQIDENWLSGSLNGKTGIFPTNYVEKM from the exons aaAACTGATGTAACTGCAGGACTTGTTGAACATGTAAGCCACAAAACCAAAGAATATCTTCAGCCTAATCCAG CGGCCCGAGCCAAGCTCACAATGCAGTCAACTGTTCACAAAGTCCGTGGAGAGGCTAAAGTATCACGATACCCTCAACCCGAGGGCCTACTGGGAGAAACTATGATGAAAGGTGGAGAAGATCTGGGGGAAGAGTCACTGTTTG GTCAAGCACTGAAGGATGCTGGAGAAGCATTCTCAAATTTAGCTGAAATAAAGGAAGCTCTTGATTCAAGTGTCAAGCAAAATTTCTTGGACCCACTTGAACAGCTGAAGAACAGAGATATCAAGGAGATAATG cACCACAGAAAAAAGCTTCAGGGCAGACGACTTGATTTTGATTGCAAAAAGAGAAAAGCACACAAAG TTCCAGAGGAAGAAATTAGAGCTGCAGAGGAAAAGTTTGAAGAATCCAAAGAAGTTTGCTATAACAGCATGTTGAATCTCATTGAGTCTTCTGAT GTGGAACAAGTAAGTCAGCTTGCAGCTCTAGCAGAAGCGGTATTTGACTATCATAAACATTGCTATGATGTCATGGAAAGCTTGGTTGCAACTCTGAACAACAA AGTTTCAGAAGCTGGCAGTCGCCCTCGGACTGAACGTCGAAGCATCAGGAGAAATCATCAAGATGACGATAGTGATGAGGAACCTCAGTCTTCATACAGTTTAGCACCAACGCCATCAGCTCCCCCCTCAGCTCCACCCCCAGCATCAAATGGCTCCTATTACAGTGGTCCATTCAAAGCTTTATACGACTTTGAGTCAG aaaacgaTTCAGAGCTTGATTTTAATGAAGGTGATATCATTCAGGTGGAGGAACAAATTGATGAAAACTGGTTGTCGGGCTCGCTTAACGGCAAAACTGGAATATTTCCGACTAATTATGTGGAAAAAATGTGA
- the LOC140938992 gene encoding NADH dehydrogenase [ubiquinone] iron-sulfur protein 4, mitochondrial-like, with product MAASMIKVVHQVNFCRFLRPAVRLGQLYSTESSPSVVGKQDKALEVVEDEAKEVIYTTTGVPDWIVKERKARIFVPARTAMQSGTFNTKKWHLEFDTMERWENPLMGWASNADPVSNISLTFSSKEAAINYAEKQGWNYEVDEKHEVKPRAKSYGANFAWSKKTRVSTK from the exons atggcggcgtcCATGATCAAAGTTGTTCATCAGGTGAATTTTTGTCGCTTTCTTCGCCCTGCAGTGAGACTTGGCCAATTATATTCTACGGAATCCTCACCATCGGTGGTTGGAAAGCAGGACAAAGCATTGGAGGTGGTGGAAGATGAAGCAAAG GAGGTAATCTACACCACAACTGGTGTTCCAGACTGGATTGTCAAAGAACGCAAAGCCAGAATTTTTGTGCCAGCGAGGACAGCTATGCAGTCTGGTACGTTTAACACAAAGAAATGGCACTTAGAATTTGATACGATGGAAAGATGGGAAAATCCATTGATGGGATGGGCCTCAAA TGCAGACCCTGTGTCCAACATCTCACTTACCTTCAGCTCAAAGGAGGCTGCGATAAACTATGCAGAGAAACAAG gATGGAATTATGAAGTAGATGAAAAACATGAAGTCAAACCAAGGGCAAAGTCTTACGGGGCAAACTTTGCATGGAGCAAGAAGACAAGAGTCTCAACCAAATGA